A window of Theropithecus gelada isolate Dixy chromosome 8, Tgel_1.0, whole genome shotgun sequence genomic DNA:
GAGGCAGCTGGCAGGAAcatggcaggcaggcagggagctgGATCTGGGAGCTCTGAGGATGATGACCCTGCCCTCTGCTTGcacacctccaacactggggaacTCACTCTTCCCCAGCCATGTCCAGTGGTCCTGGGACAGCTCTGACAGAGAAGGCCTTTCCCACTGAGCTCAGACTGCCCCTCGGATGAGCCCCCATGTCCTGGCTGTGCCTCTGGGGTTCACATAGGCCACCCAGCCCCAACCTGGGGGACCCTTAAGACCCGGGTCAGTGTGGTCTCTGCCCTTGTTGCTCTAGCCCTGCCTGGCACCCCCTCCCTGCAGCCTGGCCTGCAGCCCTCTCCACAGACGTCTACCTGGTCTGTGTACACCTGATACACACCTGCAAAGTAGAGGCCAGAGGTAGGAAGCAGGTGTCAGGTGATGGTAGCGTGGGGCAGCTAGACTGCTCTCAGGCTGACAAGGTTGGGCCCAGGAGTGGCCCCTCATCACTGCCAGCCCCTTCCCACTAATGACCTTTAGACCAAGCCTAAGTTTCTTGGTTTTAGGTTCCTGACAATAGGATTCTGCTCATCCTCCAGCCTCCTGGCCTGACTGTGTTATCTGCTCTTTACTGCatgccccccaccacaccctgTTCCATATCCATGCCTGCCTATGCCATGCCGCTCAGTGACCACATTACCTGGTCTGCCATCTGATATCCCACATCTTCCCCATGCTGTGAGGCCCACTAAGGTGCTCCTCTCCACAGTCCTTCTAGGTATACCAGGCTCTCTGGTTTCTCTGTCCTGTGATGTCCTAATGGGTGGTTGCATAGATGGATGagttgatggatggatggatggatgggggatGGATGAATGGGGGATGAATAGGGGATGGATAggggatggatgggtgaatgaatggggGATGGATGGGttgatgaatgggtggatgggtggatggatgagtgggtggatgggtgggggaTGAATATGGGATGGATGTGTGGATGGTGGAAGATGGATGGGAAATAGGTGGAGGATGTATGGGTGGATGGGTCGGGAATTAATAgaggatggatggaggatggatggatggatggatgggtgggtgggtggatggatgggtggatgggtgggggatgaatggatggatgggagaTGGATGGGAAATGGGTGGAGGCTgtatgggtggatgggtgggggaTGGATAGGAAATGGGTGGAGGACGTATGTTTGGATGGgtggggatggatggatggatgggtggatggatgggggaTGGATGGGAAATGGGTGGAGGCTgtatgggtggatgggtgggggatggatggatagatggatggatgggtagatggatgagtgGGGGGTGAATATGGAATGGATgggggatggatgggtggatggatgggggaTGGATGGGAAATGGGTGGAGGCTgtatgggtggatgggtgggggaTGAGTGGAGGATGAGTGggggatggatagatggatggatgggtggatggatggatggatgagtgggtggatggctggatggatagatggctggatgggtagatggatgagtgGGGGATGAATATGGGATGGATgggggatggatgggtggatgcgTGGGGGATGGATGGGAATGGGTggaggatggatgggtggatgtgTGGGTAATGAGGGgaggatgagtggatggatgggggatggatgggtggatgggcagAGGATGGGTGGAGGAGGGGTGGGTGGATGCAGGGATGGATGTTGGATAGATGTGTGGATAGGTGGATTtcagaaggatggatggatggaggatgggtggataggtgggTGGAGGATGGAGGAATGAATGGGGGAAAGATGAGTGGatggattaatgaatgaatgacactTGAGATAGTTGATgggtgaaaaaatgaatgaatggatgggagAATtcagggatggagggatgggtggCTATAAGCGTGGTGGCAGACAAATGTGTAGTGAGTGAGTGGGCCCTTCTGAGGCAGAACTCGATGCCGGAAGGAGCTCTGGACTGGCACCAGGAGTCCTGGGTTCTGGTCTTGGCCTACTGCTCTCTCCGTCTGTGGCCTTGATGTGGTCCCTTTTTCCCTccagtctttggttttctgttagtAGTTGTGAAAGCTGAAGTGACCTGGCCTTGTGGGCTGAGGTGAGTTGTGTGAGGCTATGGGATGGTTGCAAGAAAGCCAAGGGAGGGCGTAGTTACTGCAAATCAAACAAAGGGGCTGACATGGGTTGGTGCACAGATGGCAGCCAAGAGCAGCCTCTCCCCAGGGCTTGGTCCACAGATACACCCAGATGTTTCGAGAGGAGTCAGAGACTGTCCAGTTCTGGAACCTGAGCTCCACCCAGCCTTCCGTGTGGCTTATGTCTACTCACAAGACACTCTCACCCCACTTTCTTTCATCTATACACTGGTCAGGGGAACATCTGCCAGAGGGTGGTTGTGAAAACTAGCAAGTATCTGGCAAAGGATGGGTCTCCATCACGCTTTCACCTCAGCTCTGTGCTGATCACAGTGCAGGTGTACTTGGGGTAGAGGTGGGCAGATGCTGAGGACAGGGGTACTGCTCTCAGCTGCTGCTTGCATTAGCTTTGAAAGGGAGGGAAATTCTCAGAGGGTGCTCTGGGTGGGAGTATCAGCCAGCAGAGGAGCACAGGCAGCCTTTCCGCTGTGTGGGAAGAGTGGGCACTAACTTGGCCCATCCCTGAGCCCAGCACCCTATTGGCAGGTGGAAAAGCAGCACTGTGTCAGACACGACTCAAGCAGGGAGAATTTATGCCCTAGTTAGGTGactgccctcccctcctcctgcctctccatGAATCCACACCTTTTCCCGACATGCGGAACCGGGAGACCAGGTTTTTTGAGGGCAGCTCCATTTCCCAAACCCTGGAGTTCTCATCCATGGTAGGCCTGCAGCACTGAGCCAGTTCACACCAAGCCCCAGCTATCTGCCATGTCAGCCCAGTCTCTTTCCCAGGGGCCTGACCCTTTCTCCTTGGCTACACTCTCCACCCTCCTCTCAGAGAGACCAGCTAAAATTCAAACTGGCCATGGCACTGCTCTTCCCAGAAACGCTCCCTGGCTCTCCACTGCCTTCGGCATGCAGTCAAAAAGCCCCACCACCACCGTTGGTGTTTGATGCTTGCCCCGTCTGGGCTGGCCTGAGGGACTACTGGACTGTCATCTCCTCAAGTAGAATATGTTTCCATTCCTCTTAAGAATCCTTCTCCCACAGCCTGGGTCTGACCATGCTGACTGTTGAGCAGCATTTGCTggaggatggatgggtggatggatggatggatggatgggtggatggatggatagatgggggatggatggaggatggatggatggatggatggtggatggatggatggatgtgtgggtggatggatagatgggggATGGAtggaagatggatggatgggtagatggaagggggatagatggatgaataggtaGGTGCATTGGTGGATGGATGGGGGATGGctgaatgaatgggtgggtggatgggtggatggatgggggagtggatggatgggtgggtggatggatgggagaCAGAAGAGGGATAGATGtaggggtgggtggatgggtagatggatggggggatagatggatgagtgaatgaatggagacTGGAcagaagatggatggatgggtggatggatgagtggatggatggatggatgggtgagtgaacGGATGTATGGATAGATAAACGGATAgggaatgggtggatggatgaagagagtgatggatgggtgggtgggcaCATGGGTAgaaggatggatgggtgaataatGTATGGCTAAAAGgggagatggatggatgagtgggtgggtggaggatggatggatggatggatgggtggatggatggaatgaatgggtggatgagtAGTTAAAGACAGGCTTAATGTTGTTTCTTCCAAGGTGACCCAGGATGGGTATTTGTGGGCATTCAGGATGACCTCTCCCCAGGGTACAAATGCTTTGTAACCTCTCTAACAGAACTCAGCACAGGTTTGGACACCCCTGGGAATGGGAATCTTACTCCTTCTCAGGGCAGAACCTGCCCCACTGGGACAGACCTGTTTCAGGCCTTCTTCTATGGGAGCTCAGACTTGCCAGTCTGACACCCCCAGCCTTGGTTCTGACCCTGTGTCCAGGCTGCAGAGCCAGTCACATCTTATAGGTGAGTCTGATAGCTAGTCAAGTACCTTGGAGggttgagtttttttctttttttggagacagagtctggctctgttgcccaggctggagtgcagtggcgcgatctcggctcactgcaagctccgcctcccgggttcccgccattctcctgcctcagcctcccgagtagctgggactacaggcgcctgccaccactttgtatttttagtagagatggggtttcaccatgttagccaggatggtcttgatatcctgacctcatgatctgcccacctcggcctcccaagtgctgggattacaggcatgagccactgcgcccggccaggattggGGTTTTTTGCATAGACAGGCACTGAGTGAGCTCTCAGCTTTGGCTGCTGATTTAACAATGGTTAGAATAGAAAGGGGGAGGCAAGGAGCTGGAGGTGGCTGCAGTAGCTACCCGGGGACACTGACTGGTGGCTTAGATGGCATGATGACAGCGGGCACAGGGCTGAGGCTGAGGAAGATGTCCTGGCAGTGCGGTGGGGGGATTGCTAATGCCGAGATATGGGAGGTGATGACTGAGGTCCTGAGGGTGCTTTGTCCTCTTGAAGGTTAGTGCTGGGTTCCAGCTTTGTCCTGGCTCTCTTGTCTGCATTTGAGATCCAGACATCCCTGCCCGGGGTGGGCTGAGCCCTGCTCCCTGAGGAAGTGAGGCAGATGTTCGTCCTGTTCTGGAAGGTCACAGCAGGTGGCCTTGGGAAGGTCAGGAGTAGGAGAGAAAAAAGGACGGCTGGCAAGGTGGTCTCATCATTCCTCTGATTTCAGGGCAAGATGTGatggggctggggcagagggtgCTGGAACTGGCAGGTCCTAGAGAGGAGCAGAGCCCACTCCATCAGCCCGCCAGGGGTGGGAGTGGCCTGCACCACCAGACACTGGGTTCaactcctcccctcccctgcctgctCCTGGCTCCTCTTCTAACCAAAATCTGGAACCACTGGCTCTTCCTTTTCCCATCAAaccatgccctgccctgctcaTTCCTACAGGCTGTGAAACTGCCCAGGGCACTGCATTGGTGGGGCCCTGGGTCCCTGCCCTGGCACCTCACTATAAGCCCCTCCTACCCCACTGGCAAGCTGAGGAGTAAGCCTGGTTGAAGGACTTGGGTCATGGGGAATCTCAGGGACAGGCACCCAAAAGGTGGCATCGTGGACGGTGAGGTTAAGGTCAAAGATAGGGCTGTAAGGCTTGGAATGGGCCTCACTCACAGCCTGTGCTTGGGCCTTAACTGAGCCTCTTCCCCTATCATTGACTGAAGCCTTTTCCTGATAACACAATCACACACTGAGCCTGGATCCTGATTAGAGATCGAATCCCGATCCTTGGCCCTTGACTGAGTCATACTCTGTGGCTGAGCCACAGGCTCACTCACGGAGCCAGGACATCAATCACAGATCAAAGCTTGGCACTGGTTACAGACTGAGCCCTGATCACCGGCCAAAGACTAAGCCCCGATCCTGATTCCAGGCTGAGTCCTGATCTCTGATCACAGATAGGCCTTGTTCCCAGTCtctgtagggtgtgtgtgtgtgtgtgtgtgtgtgtgtgtgtgtgtgtgtgtgtgtaaatagaGTCTTAGACTAGGCTTTGAGGCCACTTTGTGAGAGTCTTGAGAAAAGCCAGCTGAGAGCTGTGACATGTTTGATGGCTGAGAGCGTGTCTCCCTCTTGACAAAATCAGAGCTCAGGGTCACAGCCTGGATGCGGCATCCAAGACAGCACTAGAATGTTCCTAGCCTCCCAGGCCCCTTCCTCTCCAGGAGGCTGCCCTCATTCTACCCCCAAGGCATTTCTGACCGATGGTCACTGTGTTCCAGGTGGTGGGACTCACTGGGCTGTGGGGGCCTGGCCCCTGGGAGCAGGCCCTGGACCATAGCGCCCACTGTGGACTACAGGTCTAGTCCCAGGAGGGTGACACCCAGGGGCCCAGAAACAGCTCCTGGAgcagggagggtgaggtgggtagGCTCAGTGGGGGTCTGCAGGGTCCAGGGGGAGGGGCAGGTTCCAGGGTGAACATTCTTCTCTTCTGTCCAGGCTGGGGCCCATCTCCTGCCACCACCTCCCTTGGGCAGCCCTTGGGAGGGGCCGGCGCTGGGTAGTAGGACCACTGGGTCCTGTCCTTCCTCATGTCCTTGAGTTCCTTGTGTGTTTCTAGGaccacgtgcatgtgtgtgcatgcatgtccCTGCCTGTGATCATGGGGAGTCTCAGCCTGGAGGCCTCTGGGGCAGAGGACTCCCTGGTGAGTTGCCTGGAGGACTGGGGCACTGTCCTAGGGCCAAGGTGAAATGAAGGCCCCTTCTGCACCAGAACTTGTGCTGCCCTGGGCATCTGACCCCCTGGGCACCTGACCCCTGGGAGCAGAGCTAAGTGAGGGCAAGGATATGAAGTGGACATGTGGGGTGAGCCCGGAGAGGTAGGCAGTGGACTCACTGGGATCTGGCCCATGGCCTCCTCCTCAAAGCAGCCTCCACCATCAGCCTTGGGGCAAGGCCCTGCTTAGGCTGGGGAGGTGGGTAGTGGGGTGCTCCAGGGGACAACCCCAGATCCTGGTCACTGCCTTGACCTTCCTGTCACCTGACAATGCCTTGCCCTCCTCAAGGCCTGCCAGATCTCTCCGTCATTCAAGGCCTGGCCCTAATGCCCCCTCCTCCAGGAGCCGGCCCTGACTTTACCCTGGTAGATGTGGTGCTCCCTTGCCCATGGGTCTCAGCTCCTGCCCCACCCTGGTCAGGCCCCCACATCCCCTGAGAGCAGAGATCTGCATGGTTTGTGTGGGGGTCCCAGGCCCAGTGGCTGTTCTCACGATGGGATAGAGCTTAACAtcacaggaaggcaggaagagagacagacaaaCAGGAACGGGGACATAGACAGGGTTAGAGATGCAGCTCGGGGCCCCTTTCTCTGCCCTGGAAGGCAGGTCTGTGCCCAGAAAGGAGACTCAGGAGTCCTGGTGCAGGGGGCACTTCTTCAAGGCATTCGGGGCTGGGCCGCACAGGGCCGGCTGGCGCAGCGCCATGGGGGTTGGGGGGGACTCTAGAGTCGGAGGTTCAGGAGTGGGAGAAGCGTGAGGGCCCCGGCCAGGCAGTGAGGGCTGTTCAGAGCAGGTGCCCCATCTACATTGCACAGCTCAGTGTTGCAGCAGGACACGGGCCGGGTCTGGCCGATGCCATCCACATCTGAGGGCTCACACTTGCTGGCGCAGGACTTGGTCACTGTGGAGTCCCCCTGGAAGGGGTACACTGTGGGGTGCGGGAAGAGTCAGCCATCAGGGCTGGTTACTGCCTCCAAGCCCTGGTCCCTGCCGGCACCACCTCATGCAGGCCTCACTCTGGGGTCACCCACCTGGGTTTCCATCCCTCCTGGCCCAgtgccctcctcttcctctttcctcccactGGTGTTGTCCGGgtgtctaccatgtgccaggcacacacCTGGCATTCTGCACCCGACCTGATGGGGCAGTTCTCACCCTGAGGTGACTGTGAAACCAAAGCCTGTAAGTGTGCCCACCTTCCCCAGTCCCCCCAAAACGAGGTCGCAGATGTGTTCCCACTGAAagccaggagggagagaggaagaaaggggagggcagagggaggcCTAGCTCAGGCAGAAAGCCATTTCTGGAGATGGGTGAGGTGGTGGCTGTGCACTGGGGCCAAGCTGGCTGGTGGTGACTGGGCTGGAGGTGGCTCTGACCGGGCACCCAGCTCTGCCCGCCTTCCGTGCCCACTGACCTATCTCCCGGGAGTAGAGTGTTGTCTTGCACATGGTTTCATTCATGGTACAGGTGGCGATGGTGTTGCAGTCGGACACTCCTGTGGGCTCCAGACAGACGTAGCAGTGCAGGGCCGGCGCTGGGGAGAAGGGACAAGGGCTGTCAGGCAGGCTTCACCCCTCCCAAGCCCAGAGACAGTTTGTCCTGGAAGCCCAGGTCTGAAGGGGACAGTGACACTGGCCAGGGTCAAGGTGCCCACCGGCCAAAACTCAGGAACAATACCAGGAGCCTGGGGTTGGGGACAGGCCGGGCTCCACCTCGGGACCCTGCATCCCAGAGTCAGAGTCAGCTGCTGGGGGCGGGGATCCAGCCGGCAAGGCCTGGGTGGGGTCAAGCCAAGTCCCTTTGGAAACGTTTGGGAGACTCAGGGGGACTGAAGCCCTGGCATCTTCACAGCAAGAGGCACCTCAGGCAGGAAGCCTCAGGTGGGGGCGTGGCTGGGAGCAGGTTACcctctcagtttccccatcagggAAGTGCTGCTGTGGGGGTTAAGGGATCTGGCCAGGAGGCCCATGGAATGCAGGGTGGACCAGGCTACGTCCGGTCTGCATCTGGGTGCCCACGCCTCTCCCACAGGGACTCACAGGCCGGCAGGGGGACGGAGAGGCTTCAATTCCCTCCTGCTCTAGTGACCCCAGCCCCAACGGCAGCAACCCAGGTGGGTTTGGCTGGCCCCCATGCTGGCTGGGGCAGCCAGCTGCACAGCTAGGCCTGACTCCTCCGTCCCCACTTTGGGGACCCAGCGGGGCCTCTGCCCCTTCTGGTGCACCTGTTTCTGGGAAATGGGCAGAGCCATCCGCCAGGGGTCTCTGGACCCAGCTGCTTCTGGTTGAGTCCAGGACATTGCCCCGATGGTTGTTTCAGGCCCCATGTGAGGGAGTCACCCCACCCCGTGTGTCTGGTTTCCCCACTCGTCTCCATCCCTACTGCCACCCCAGCCTCAAAGCCTCCCTGGggtccccttccttcccctgctCAAGGCCCTTCGGGTGCCCATAGCCCCCCATAAA
This region includes:
- the LYPD2 gene encoding ly6/PLAUR domain-containing protein 2, whose translation is MRGMRLALLALVLAACGELAPALHCYVCLEPTGVSDCNTIATCTMNETMCKTTLYSREIVYPFQGDSTVTKSCASKCEPSDVDGIGQTRPVSCCNTELCNVDGAPALNSPHCLAGALTLLPLLNLRL